Proteins encoded in a region of the Lycorma delicatula isolate Av1 chromosome 6, ASM4794821v1, whole genome shotgun sequence genome:
- the ND-B14.5B gene encoding NADH dehydrogenase (ubiquinone) B14.5 B subunit yields MAAPNDPRTLLIPDEYHQKTFLRDKYGPIILGSVAFGIVSGLNVNYGKPFYSGIHRHAIWTILAAVAGKFLTDRREAYFAERDAIFRNYIELHPEDFPTPERRYLKDVFEPWHPVR; encoded by the exons ATGGCAGCTCCAAATGATCCTAGAACTTTGTTAATACCTGATGAATATCACCAGAAAACTTTTTTACGCGATAAATACGGCCCAATTATTCTAGGGTCAGTTGCCTTCGGTATTGTTTCTGGTCTCAATGTGAACTACGGAAAGCCATTTTATAGCg gcATTCATCGACATGCTATATGGACAATACTTGCTGCAGTTGCTGGAAAATTTTTAACCGATAGACGTGAAGCTTATTTTGCTGAGAGAGATGCTATATTTCGCAATTACATTGAATTACATCCTGAAGACTTTCCTACTCCTG aacgcAGGTActtgaaagatgtttttgaacCGTGGCATCCAGTTCGTTAA